A single genomic interval of Tursiops truncatus isolate mTurTru1 chromosome 1, mTurTru1.mat.Y, whole genome shotgun sequence harbors:
- the ADAM15 gene encoding disintegrin and metalloproteinase domain-containing protein 15 isoform X8 gives MRLALLWALGLLGAGSPLPSRPLPDIGGTEEKQARPERALNGSSEPQILQDNLTLSLAEVLQTSLPEALRIKLELDGESHILELLQNRSQAVTAPPWEHCPPSSSFHRELVSGHPTLVWYQPDGTRVVSEGHTLENCCYHGKVQGHADSWVSVCTCSGLRGLVILSPERSYSLELGPGDLQGPPVISRLQDLLLAGHTCALSWPASVPTQAPPEHPLGQRHLLRWRRDVVTETKIVELVIVVDHSEVQRYRDFQSLLNRTLEVALLLDTFFRPLNVRVALVGLEAWTQRDLIEISQDPGLTLDSFLRWRRTDLLPRLPHDSAQLVTATSFSGPMVGMAIQNSICSPEFSGGVNMDHSTSILGVASSIAHELGHSLGLGHDSPGNSCPCPGPAPAKSCIMEASTDFLPGLNFSNCSRQALEKALLGGMGSCLFERLSGLPSMASVCGNMLVEPGEQCDCGFPDDCTDPCCDYFTCQLRPGAQCASDGLCCQNCQLRPAGWQCRSTRGDCDLPEFCPGDSSQCPPDVSLGDGEPCAGGQAVCMQGRCTSYAQQCQALWGPGAQPAAPLCLLTANTRGDAFGSCGRSPDGSYVSCAPRDAICGQLQCQGGRAQPLLGSARDLHWEMLEANGTQLNCSWVHLDLGNDVAQPLMTLPGTACGPGLVCIDHQCQPVEILGTQECQSKCHGHGVCDSNRRCHCEEGWAPPDCTTHIRATSSLTTGLPLSLLLLLVLVLLGASYWHRARLRQRLCQLKGPSCQYRAAQSGPPERPGPPQRALLMPGAKSQGPTKPPPPRKPLPTDPPGQHPSADLPDSGAGIPPPVVPSRPAPPPPAVSSLYL, from the exons ATGCGGCTGGCGCTGCTCTgggccctggggctcctgggggcGGGCAGCCCTCTGCCCTCCCGGCCGCTCCCAGATATAG GTGGCACTGAGGAGAAGCAGGCAAGGCCAGAGAGGGCCCTGAATGGGTCTTCGGAGCCCCAGATCCTTCAGGACAACCTCACGCTCAGCCTAGCAGAGGTACTTCAG ACCAGTCTGCCTGAGGCTTTGCGGATCAAATTGGAGTTGGATGGTGAGAGTCATATCCTGGAGCTGCTACAGAATAG GTCTCAGGCTGTGACTGCACCACCCTGGGAGCACTGCCCTCCTTCTTCTTCATTCCACAGGGAGCTAGTCTCAGGCCATCCAACCCTGGTGTGGTACCAGCCTGATGGCACCCGGGTGGTCAGTGAGGGACACACTCTG GAGAACTGCTGCTACCATGGAAAAGTGCAGGGCCACGCCGACTCCTGGGTCTCTGTCTGCACCTGCTCCGGGCTCAG GGGCTTGGTGATCCTGTCCCCAGAGAGAAGCTACTCCCTGGAGCTGGGACCTGGGGACCTCCAGGGTCCCCCTGTTATCTCCCGGCTCCAAGACCTCCTCCTGGCAGGCCACACTTGTGCCCTGAGCTGGCCTGCATCTGTGCCCACTCAGGCTCCACCAGAGCACCCCCTGGGACAGCGTCACCTTCTCCGG TGGAGGCGGGACGTGGTGACAGAGACCAAGATTGTTGAGCTGGTGATTGTGGTTGACCATTCCGAG GTCCAGAGGTACCGGGACTTCCAGAGCCTGCTGAACCGCACCCTGGAAGTGGCCCTCCTCCTGGACACA TTCTTCAGGCCTCTGAATGTCCGGGTGGCGCTCGTGGGCCTGGAGGCCTGGACCCAGCGTGACCTGATAGAGATAAGCCAGGACCCAGGTCTCACACTAGACAGCTTCCTCCGCTGGCGCCGGACAGACCTGCTGCCTCGGTTGCCCCACGACAGTGCCCAGCTGGTGAC TGCCACTTCATTCTCTGGGCCCATGGTGGGCATGGCCATTCAGAACTCCATCTGTTCTCCTGAATTCTCAGGAGGTGTGAACATG GACCACTCCACAAGCATCCTGGGAGTCGCCTCCTCAATAGCCCACGAGTTGGGCCACAGCCTAGGCCTGGGCCATGACTCACCTGGGAATAGCTGCCCCTGTCCAGGTCCAGCCCCAGCCAAGAGCTGCATCATGGAGGCCTCGACAGA CTTCCTGCCAGGCCTGAACTTCAGCAACTGCAGCCGACAGGCCCTGGAAAAAGCCCTCCTGGGTGGAATGGGCAGCTGCCTCTTTGAACGGCTCTCCGGTCTGCCCTCTATGGCCAGTGTCTGCGGAAATATGTTGGTGGAGCCCGGCGAGCAGTGTGACTGTGGCTTCCCAGAT GACTGCACTGATCCTTGCTGTGATTACTTCACCTGCCAGCTGAGGCCAGGGGCACAGTGCGCGTCCGATGGACTCTGTTGTCAAAATTGCCAG CTGCGCCCGGCCGGCTGGCAGTGCCGCTCTACCAGAGGTGACTGCGACTTGCCCGAGTTCTGCCCAGGAGACAGCTCCCAGTGCCCCCCTGATGTCAGCCTGGGGGACGGTGAGCCGTGTGCTGGTGGACAGGCTGTGTGCATGCAAGGACGCTGTACCTCCTATGCCCAGCAGTGCCAGGCTCTCTGGGGGCCTGGGGCCCAGCCCGCCGCGCCACTTTGCCTCCTTACTGCCAACACTCGGGGGGACGCCTTTGGGAGCTGTGGGCGCAGCCCTGATGGCAGCTATGTGTCCTGTGCCCCTAG AGATGCCATTTGTGGGCAGCTCCAGTGCCAGGGAGGGAGGGCCCAGCCTCTGCTGGGCTCAGCCCGGGATCTTCACTGGGAGATGCTGGAAGCCAACGGGACCCAGCTGAACTGCAGCTGGGTACACCTGGACCTGGGCAACGACGTGGCCCAGCCCCTGATGACTCTGCCTGGCACAGCCTGTGGCCCCGGCCTG GTGTGCATCGACCATCAATGCCAACCGGTGGAGATCCTGGGAACACAGGAATGTCAAAGCAAATGCCACGGGCATGGG GTCTGCGACAGCAACAGACGCTGCCACTGTGAGGAGGGTTGGGCGCCCCCAGACTGCACCACCCACATCAGAG CAACCAGCTCCCTGACCACAGGGCTGCCCCTCAGCCTCCTGTTGTTGCTGGTCCTGGTGCTGCTTGGTGCCAGCTACTGGCACCGTGCCCGCCTGCGCCAGAGACTCTGCCAGCTTAAGGGACCCAGCTGCCAATACAG GGCAGCCCAGTCTGGTCCCCCCGAACGCCCAGGACCCCCGCAGAGGGCTCTGCTGATGCCAGGTGCCAAG tctcagGGGCCCACCAAGCCTCCACCCCCGAGAAAACCACTGCCTACTGACCCTCCGGGCCAGCACCCTTCGGCTGACCTGCCTGACTCTGGAGCTGGAATCCCGCCCCCAGTGGTACCCTCCAG GCCTGCGCCGCCGCCCCCAGCAGTGTCCTCGCTCTACCTCTGA
- the ADAM15 gene encoding disintegrin and metalloproteinase domain-containing protein 15 isoform X7, translated as MRLALLWALGLLGAGSPLPSRPLPDIGGTEEKQARPERALNGSSEPQILQDNLTLSLAEVLQTSLPEALRIKLELDGESHILELLQNRELVSGHPTLVWYQPDGTRVVSEGHTLENCCYHGKVQGHADSWVSVCTCSGLRGLVILSPERSYSLELGPGDLQGPPVISRLQDLLLAGHTCALSWPASVPTQAPPEHPLGQRHLLRWRRDVVTETKIVELVIVVDHSEVQRYRDFQSLLNRTLEVALLLDTFFRPLNVRVALVGLEAWTQRDLIEISQDPGLTLDSFLRWRRTDLLPRLPHDSAQLVTATSFSGPMVGMAIQNSICSPEFSGGVNMDHSTSILGVASSIAHELGHSLGLGHDSPGNSCPCPGPAPAKSCIMEASTDFLPGLNFSNCSRQALEKALLGGMGSCLFERLSGLPSMASVCGNMLVEPGEQCDCGFPDDCTDPCCDYFTCQLRPGAQCASDGLCCQNCQLRPAGWQCRSTRGDCDLPEFCPGDSSQCPPDVSLGDGEPCAGGQAVCMQGRCTSYAQQCQALWGPGAQPAAPLCLLTANTRGDAFGSCGRSPDGSYVSCAPRDAICGQLQCQGGRAQPLLGSARDLHWEMLEANGTQLNCSWVHLDLGNDVAQPLMTLPGTACGPGLVCIDHQCQPVEILGTQECQSKCHGHGVCDSNRRCHCEEGWAPPDCTTHIRATSSLTTGLPLSLLLLLVLVLLGASYWHRARLRQRLCQLKGPSCQYRAAQSGPPERPGPPQRALLMPGAKQASALGFPAPPSRPLPPDPVPKRLQSQGPTKPPPPRKPLPTDPPGQHPSADLPDSGAGIPPPVVPSRPAPPPPAVSSLYL; from the exons ATGCGGCTGGCGCTGCTCTgggccctggggctcctgggggcGGGCAGCCCTCTGCCCTCCCGGCCGCTCCCAGATATAG GTGGCACTGAGGAGAAGCAGGCAAGGCCAGAGAGGGCCCTGAATGGGTCTTCGGAGCCCCAGATCCTTCAGGACAACCTCACGCTCAGCCTAGCAGAGGTACTTCAG ACCAGTCTGCCTGAGGCTTTGCGGATCAAATTGGAGTTGGATGGTGAGAGTCATATCCTGGAGCTGCTACAGAATAG GGAGCTAGTCTCAGGCCATCCAACCCTGGTGTGGTACCAGCCTGATGGCACCCGGGTGGTCAGTGAGGGACACACTCTG GAGAACTGCTGCTACCATGGAAAAGTGCAGGGCCACGCCGACTCCTGGGTCTCTGTCTGCACCTGCTCCGGGCTCAG GGGCTTGGTGATCCTGTCCCCAGAGAGAAGCTACTCCCTGGAGCTGGGACCTGGGGACCTCCAGGGTCCCCCTGTTATCTCCCGGCTCCAAGACCTCCTCCTGGCAGGCCACACTTGTGCCCTGAGCTGGCCTGCATCTGTGCCCACTCAGGCTCCACCAGAGCACCCCCTGGGACAGCGTCACCTTCTCCGG TGGAGGCGGGACGTGGTGACAGAGACCAAGATTGTTGAGCTGGTGATTGTGGTTGACCATTCCGAG GTCCAGAGGTACCGGGACTTCCAGAGCCTGCTGAACCGCACCCTGGAAGTGGCCCTCCTCCTGGACACA TTCTTCAGGCCTCTGAATGTCCGGGTGGCGCTCGTGGGCCTGGAGGCCTGGACCCAGCGTGACCTGATAGAGATAAGCCAGGACCCAGGTCTCACACTAGACAGCTTCCTCCGCTGGCGCCGGACAGACCTGCTGCCTCGGTTGCCCCACGACAGTGCCCAGCTGGTGAC TGCCACTTCATTCTCTGGGCCCATGGTGGGCATGGCCATTCAGAACTCCATCTGTTCTCCTGAATTCTCAGGAGGTGTGAACATG GACCACTCCACAAGCATCCTGGGAGTCGCCTCCTCAATAGCCCACGAGTTGGGCCACAGCCTAGGCCTGGGCCATGACTCACCTGGGAATAGCTGCCCCTGTCCAGGTCCAGCCCCAGCCAAGAGCTGCATCATGGAGGCCTCGACAGA CTTCCTGCCAGGCCTGAACTTCAGCAACTGCAGCCGACAGGCCCTGGAAAAAGCCCTCCTGGGTGGAATGGGCAGCTGCCTCTTTGAACGGCTCTCCGGTCTGCCCTCTATGGCCAGTGTCTGCGGAAATATGTTGGTGGAGCCCGGCGAGCAGTGTGACTGTGGCTTCCCAGAT GACTGCACTGATCCTTGCTGTGATTACTTCACCTGCCAGCTGAGGCCAGGGGCACAGTGCGCGTCCGATGGACTCTGTTGTCAAAATTGCCAG CTGCGCCCGGCCGGCTGGCAGTGCCGCTCTACCAGAGGTGACTGCGACTTGCCCGAGTTCTGCCCAGGAGACAGCTCCCAGTGCCCCCCTGATGTCAGCCTGGGGGACGGTGAGCCGTGTGCTGGTGGACAGGCTGTGTGCATGCAAGGACGCTGTACCTCCTATGCCCAGCAGTGCCAGGCTCTCTGGGGGCCTGGGGCCCAGCCCGCCGCGCCACTTTGCCTCCTTACTGCCAACACTCGGGGGGACGCCTTTGGGAGCTGTGGGCGCAGCCCTGATGGCAGCTATGTGTCCTGTGCCCCTAG AGATGCCATTTGTGGGCAGCTCCAGTGCCAGGGAGGGAGGGCCCAGCCTCTGCTGGGCTCAGCCCGGGATCTTCACTGGGAGATGCTGGAAGCCAACGGGACCCAGCTGAACTGCAGCTGGGTACACCTGGACCTGGGCAACGACGTGGCCCAGCCCCTGATGACTCTGCCTGGCACAGCCTGTGGCCCCGGCCTG GTGTGCATCGACCATCAATGCCAACCGGTGGAGATCCTGGGAACACAGGAATGTCAAAGCAAATGCCACGGGCATGGG GTCTGCGACAGCAACAGACGCTGCCACTGTGAGGAGGGTTGGGCGCCCCCAGACTGCACCACCCACATCAGAG CAACCAGCTCCCTGACCACAGGGCTGCCCCTCAGCCTCCTGTTGTTGCTGGTCCTGGTGCTGCTTGGTGCCAGCTACTGGCACCGTGCCCGCCTGCGCCAGAGACTCTGCCAGCTTAAGGGACCCAGCTGCCAATACAG GGCAGCCCAGTCTGGTCCCCCCGAACGCCCAGGACCCCCGCAGAGGGCTCTGCTGATGCCAGGTGCCAAG CAGGCTAGTGCTCTTGGCTTCCCGGCCCCTCCCTCCAGGCCGCTGCCTCCTGACCCTGTGCCCAAGAGACTCCAG tctcagGGGCCCACCAAGCCTCCACCCCCGAGAAAACCACTGCCTACTGACCCTCCGGGCCAGCACCCTTCGGCTGACCTGCCTGACTCTGGAGCTGGAATCCCGCCCCCAGTGGTACCCTCCAG GCCTGCGCCGCCGCCCCCAGCAGTGTCCTCGCTCTACCTCTGA
- the ADAM15 gene encoding disintegrin and metalloproteinase domain-containing protein 15 isoform X6, whose protein sequence is MRLALLWALGLLGAGSPLPSRPLPDIGGTEEKQARPERALNGSSEPQILQDNLTLSLAEVLQTSLPEALRIKLELDGESHILELLQNRSQAVTAPPWEHCPPSSSFHRELVSGHPTLVWYQPDGTRVVSEGHTLENCCYHGKVQGHADSWVSVCTCSGLRGLVILSPERSYSLELGPGDLQGPPVISRLQDLLLAGHTCALSWPASVPTQAPPEHPLGQRHLLRWRRDVVTETKIVELVIVVDHSEVQRYRDFQSLLNRTLEVALLLDTFFRPLNVRVALVGLEAWTQRDLIEISQDPGLTLDSFLRWRRTDLLPRLPHDSAQLVTATSFSGPMVGMAIQNSICSPEFSGGVNMDHSTSILGVASSIAHELGHSLGLGHDSPGNSCPCPGPAPAKSCIMEASTDFLPGLNFSNCSRQALEKALLGGMGSCLFERLSGLPSMASVCGNMLVEPGEQCDCGFPDDCTDPCCDYFTCQLRPGAQCASDGLCCQNCQLRPAGWQCRSTRGDCDLPEFCPGDSSQCPPDVSLGDGEPCAGGQAVCMQGRCTSYAQQCQALWGPGAQPAAPLCLLTANTRGDAFGSCGRSPDGSYVSCAPRDAICGQLQCQGGRAQPLLGSARDLHWEMLEANGTQLNCSWVHLDLGNDVAQPLMTLPGTACGPGLVCIDHQCQPVEILGTQECQSKCHGHGVCDSNRRCHCEEGWAPPDCTTHIRATSSLTTGLPLSLLLLLVLVLLGASYWHRARLRQRLCQLKGPSCQYRAAQSGPPERPGPPQRALLMPGAKASALGFPAPPSRPLPPDPVPKRLQSQGPTKPPPPRKPLPTDPPGQHPSADLPDSGAGIPPPVVPSRPAPPPPAVSSLYL, encoded by the exons ATGCGGCTGGCGCTGCTCTgggccctggggctcctgggggcGGGCAGCCCTCTGCCCTCCCGGCCGCTCCCAGATATAG GTGGCACTGAGGAGAAGCAGGCAAGGCCAGAGAGGGCCCTGAATGGGTCTTCGGAGCCCCAGATCCTTCAGGACAACCTCACGCTCAGCCTAGCAGAGGTACTTCAG ACCAGTCTGCCTGAGGCTTTGCGGATCAAATTGGAGTTGGATGGTGAGAGTCATATCCTGGAGCTGCTACAGAATAG GTCTCAGGCTGTGACTGCACCACCCTGGGAGCACTGCCCTCCTTCTTCTTCATTCCACAGGGAGCTAGTCTCAGGCCATCCAACCCTGGTGTGGTACCAGCCTGATGGCACCCGGGTGGTCAGTGAGGGACACACTCTG GAGAACTGCTGCTACCATGGAAAAGTGCAGGGCCACGCCGACTCCTGGGTCTCTGTCTGCACCTGCTCCGGGCTCAG GGGCTTGGTGATCCTGTCCCCAGAGAGAAGCTACTCCCTGGAGCTGGGACCTGGGGACCTCCAGGGTCCCCCTGTTATCTCCCGGCTCCAAGACCTCCTCCTGGCAGGCCACACTTGTGCCCTGAGCTGGCCTGCATCTGTGCCCACTCAGGCTCCACCAGAGCACCCCCTGGGACAGCGTCACCTTCTCCGG TGGAGGCGGGACGTGGTGACAGAGACCAAGATTGTTGAGCTGGTGATTGTGGTTGACCATTCCGAG GTCCAGAGGTACCGGGACTTCCAGAGCCTGCTGAACCGCACCCTGGAAGTGGCCCTCCTCCTGGACACA TTCTTCAGGCCTCTGAATGTCCGGGTGGCGCTCGTGGGCCTGGAGGCCTGGACCCAGCGTGACCTGATAGAGATAAGCCAGGACCCAGGTCTCACACTAGACAGCTTCCTCCGCTGGCGCCGGACAGACCTGCTGCCTCGGTTGCCCCACGACAGTGCCCAGCTGGTGAC TGCCACTTCATTCTCTGGGCCCATGGTGGGCATGGCCATTCAGAACTCCATCTGTTCTCCTGAATTCTCAGGAGGTGTGAACATG GACCACTCCACAAGCATCCTGGGAGTCGCCTCCTCAATAGCCCACGAGTTGGGCCACAGCCTAGGCCTGGGCCATGACTCACCTGGGAATAGCTGCCCCTGTCCAGGTCCAGCCCCAGCCAAGAGCTGCATCATGGAGGCCTCGACAGA CTTCCTGCCAGGCCTGAACTTCAGCAACTGCAGCCGACAGGCCCTGGAAAAAGCCCTCCTGGGTGGAATGGGCAGCTGCCTCTTTGAACGGCTCTCCGGTCTGCCCTCTATGGCCAGTGTCTGCGGAAATATGTTGGTGGAGCCCGGCGAGCAGTGTGACTGTGGCTTCCCAGAT GACTGCACTGATCCTTGCTGTGATTACTTCACCTGCCAGCTGAGGCCAGGGGCACAGTGCGCGTCCGATGGACTCTGTTGTCAAAATTGCCAG CTGCGCCCGGCCGGCTGGCAGTGCCGCTCTACCAGAGGTGACTGCGACTTGCCCGAGTTCTGCCCAGGAGACAGCTCCCAGTGCCCCCCTGATGTCAGCCTGGGGGACGGTGAGCCGTGTGCTGGTGGACAGGCTGTGTGCATGCAAGGACGCTGTACCTCCTATGCCCAGCAGTGCCAGGCTCTCTGGGGGCCTGGGGCCCAGCCCGCCGCGCCACTTTGCCTCCTTACTGCCAACACTCGGGGGGACGCCTTTGGGAGCTGTGGGCGCAGCCCTGATGGCAGCTATGTGTCCTGTGCCCCTAG AGATGCCATTTGTGGGCAGCTCCAGTGCCAGGGAGGGAGGGCCCAGCCTCTGCTGGGCTCAGCCCGGGATCTTCACTGGGAGATGCTGGAAGCCAACGGGACCCAGCTGAACTGCAGCTGGGTACACCTGGACCTGGGCAACGACGTGGCCCAGCCCCTGATGACTCTGCCTGGCACAGCCTGTGGCCCCGGCCTG GTGTGCATCGACCATCAATGCCAACCGGTGGAGATCCTGGGAACACAGGAATGTCAAAGCAAATGCCACGGGCATGGG GTCTGCGACAGCAACAGACGCTGCCACTGTGAGGAGGGTTGGGCGCCCCCAGACTGCACCACCCACATCAGAG CAACCAGCTCCCTGACCACAGGGCTGCCCCTCAGCCTCCTGTTGTTGCTGGTCCTGGTGCTGCTTGGTGCCAGCTACTGGCACCGTGCCCGCCTGCGCCAGAGACTCTGCCAGCTTAAGGGACCCAGCTGCCAATACAG GGCAGCCCAGTCTGGTCCCCCCGAACGCCCAGGACCCCCGCAGAGGGCTCTGCTGATGCCAGGTGCCAAG GCTAGTGCTCTTGGCTTCCCGGCCCCTCCCTCCAGGCCGCTGCCTCCTGACCCTGTGCCCAAGAGACTCCAG tctcagGGGCCCACCAAGCCTCCACCCCCGAGAAAACCACTGCCTACTGACCCTCCGGGCCAGCACCCTTCGGCTGACCTGCCTGACTCTGGAGCTGGAATCCCGCCCCCAGTGGTACCCTCCAG GCCTGCGCCGCCGCCCCCAGCAGTGTCCTCGCTCTACCTCTGA
- the ADAM15 gene encoding disintegrin and metalloproteinase domain-containing protein 15 isoform X2 — MRLALLWALGLLGAGSPLPSRPLPDIGGTEEKQARPERALNGSSEPQILQDNLTLSLAEVLQTSLPEALRIKLELDGESHILELLQNRSQAVTAPPWEHCPPSSSFHRELVSGHPTLVWYQPDGTRVVSEGHTLENCCYHGKVQGHADSWVSVCTCSGLRGLVILSPERSYSLELGPGDLQGPPVISRLQDLLLAGHTCALSWPASVPTQAPPEHPLGQRHLLRWRRDVVTETKIVELVIVVDHSEVQRYRDFQSLLNRTLEVALLLDTFFRPLNVRVALVGLEAWTQRDLIEISQDPGLTLDSFLRWRRTDLLPRLPHDSAQLVTATSFSGPMVGMAIQNSICSPEFSGGVNMDHSTSILGVASSIAHELGHSLGLGHDSPGNSCPCPGPAPAKSCIMEASTDFLPGLNFSNCSRQALEKALLGGMGSCLFERLSGLPSMASVCGNMLVEPGEQCDCGFPDDCTDPCCDYFTCQLRPGAQCASDGLCCQNCQLRPAGWQCRSTRGDCDLPEFCPGDSSQCPPDVSLGDGEPCAGGQAVCMQGRCTSYAQQCQALWGPGAQPAAPLCLLTANTRGDAFGSCGRSPDGSYVSCAPRDAICGQLQCQGGRAQPLLGSARDLHWEMLEANGTQLNCSWVHLDLGNDVAQPLMTLPGTACGPGLVCIDHQCQPVEILGTQECQSKCHGHGVCDSNRRCHCEEGWAPPDCTTHIRATSSLTTGLPLSLLLLLVLVLLGASYWHRARLRQRLCQLKGPSCQYRAAQSGPPERPGPPQRALLMPGAKASALGFPAPPSRPLPPDPVPKRLQAELADRPNPPTRPLPADPVVRYPKSQGPTKPPPPRKPLPTDPPGQHPSADLPDSGAGIPPPVVPSRPAPPPPAVSSLYL; from the exons ATGCGGCTGGCGCTGCTCTgggccctggggctcctgggggcGGGCAGCCCTCTGCCCTCCCGGCCGCTCCCAGATATAG GTGGCACTGAGGAGAAGCAGGCAAGGCCAGAGAGGGCCCTGAATGGGTCTTCGGAGCCCCAGATCCTTCAGGACAACCTCACGCTCAGCCTAGCAGAGGTACTTCAG ACCAGTCTGCCTGAGGCTTTGCGGATCAAATTGGAGTTGGATGGTGAGAGTCATATCCTGGAGCTGCTACAGAATAG GTCTCAGGCTGTGACTGCACCACCCTGGGAGCACTGCCCTCCTTCTTCTTCATTCCACAGGGAGCTAGTCTCAGGCCATCCAACCCTGGTGTGGTACCAGCCTGATGGCACCCGGGTGGTCAGTGAGGGACACACTCTG GAGAACTGCTGCTACCATGGAAAAGTGCAGGGCCACGCCGACTCCTGGGTCTCTGTCTGCACCTGCTCCGGGCTCAG GGGCTTGGTGATCCTGTCCCCAGAGAGAAGCTACTCCCTGGAGCTGGGACCTGGGGACCTCCAGGGTCCCCCTGTTATCTCCCGGCTCCAAGACCTCCTCCTGGCAGGCCACACTTGTGCCCTGAGCTGGCCTGCATCTGTGCCCACTCAGGCTCCACCAGAGCACCCCCTGGGACAGCGTCACCTTCTCCGG TGGAGGCGGGACGTGGTGACAGAGACCAAGATTGTTGAGCTGGTGATTGTGGTTGACCATTCCGAG GTCCAGAGGTACCGGGACTTCCAGAGCCTGCTGAACCGCACCCTGGAAGTGGCCCTCCTCCTGGACACA TTCTTCAGGCCTCTGAATGTCCGGGTGGCGCTCGTGGGCCTGGAGGCCTGGACCCAGCGTGACCTGATAGAGATAAGCCAGGACCCAGGTCTCACACTAGACAGCTTCCTCCGCTGGCGCCGGACAGACCTGCTGCCTCGGTTGCCCCACGACAGTGCCCAGCTGGTGAC TGCCACTTCATTCTCTGGGCCCATGGTGGGCATGGCCATTCAGAACTCCATCTGTTCTCCTGAATTCTCAGGAGGTGTGAACATG GACCACTCCACAAGCATCCTGGGAGTCGCCTCCTCAATAGCCCACGAGTTGGGCCACAGCCTAGGCCTGGGCCATGACTCACCTGGGAATAGCTGCCCCTGTCCAGGTCCAGCCCCAGCCAAGAGCTGCATCATGGAGGCCTCGACAGA CTTCCTGCCAGGCCTGAACTTCAGCAACTGCAGCCGACAGGCCCTGGAAAAAGCCCTCCTGGGTGGAATGGGCAGCTGCCTCTTTGAACGGCTCTCCGGTCTGCCCTCTATGGCCAGTGTCTGCGGAAATATGTTGGTGGAGCCCGGCGAGCAGTGTGACTGTGGCTTCCCAGAT GACTGCACTGATCCTTGCTGTGATTACTTCACCTGCCAGCTGAGGCCAGGGGCACAGTGCGCGTCCGATGGACTCTGTTGTCAAAATTGCCAG CTGCGCCCGGCCGGCTGGCAGTGCCGCTCTACCAGAGGTGACTGCGACTTGCCCGAGTTCTGCCCAGGAGACAGCTCCCAGTGCCCCCCTGATGTCAGCCTGGGGGACGGTGAGCCGTGTGCTGGTGGACAGGCTGTGTGCATGCAAGGACGCTGTACCTCCTATGCCCAGCAGTGCCAGGCTCTCTGGGGGCCTGGGGCCCAGCCCGCCGCGCCACTTTGCCTCCTTACTGCCAACACTCGGGGGGACGCCTTTGGGAGCTGTGGGCGCAGCCCTGATGGCAGCTATGTGTCCTGTGCCCCTAG AGATGCCATTTGTGGGCAGCTCCAGTGCCAGGGAGGGAGGGCCCAGCCTCTGCTGGGCTCAGCCCGGGATCTTCACTGGGAGATGCTGGAAGCCAACGGGACCCAGCTGAACTGCAGCTGGGTACACCTGGACCTGGGCAACGACGTGGCCCAGCCCCTGATGACTCTGCCTGGCACAGCCTGTGGCCCCGGCCTG GTGTGCATCGACCATCAATGCCAACCGGTGGAGATCCTGGGAACACAGGAATGTCAAAGCAAATGCCACGGGCATGGG GTCTGCGACAGCAACAGACGCTGCCACTGTGAGGAGGGTTGGGCGCCCCCAGACTGCACCACCCACATCAGAG CAACCAGCTCCCTGACCACAGGGCTGCCCCTCAGCCTCCTGTTGTTGCTGGTCCTGGTGCTGCTTGGTGCCAGCTACTGGCACCGTGCCCGCCTGCGCCAGAGACTCTGCCAGCTTAAGGGACCCAGCTGCCAATACAG GGCAGCCCAGTCTGGTCCCCCCGAACGCCCAGGACCCCCGCAGAGGGCTCTGCTGATGCCAGGTGCCAAG GCTAGTGCTCTTGGCTTCCCGGCCCCTCCCTCCAGGCCGCTGCCTCCTGACCCTGTGCCCAAGAGACTCCAG GCTGAGCTGGCTGACCGACCCAATCCCCCCACCCGCCCTCTGCCCGCTGACCCGGTGGTGAGGTACCCGAAG tctcagGGGCCCACCAAGCCTCCACCCCCGAGAAAACCACTGCCTACTGACCCTCCGGGCCAGCACCCTTCGGCTGACCTGCCTGACTCTGGAGCTGGAATCCCGCCCCCAGTGGTACCCTCCAG GCCTGCGCCGCCGCCCCCAGCAGTGTCCTCGCTCTACCTCTGA